One window of Sporocytophaga myxococcoides DSM 11118 genomic DNA carries:
- a CDS encoding efflux RND transporter periplasmic adaptor subunit has translation MKVYKIVLFIVSLFLFTLCNSKKEEASSRTSEQAEVADTTKSGEELKVVELSRDQFTTADIQLGSFDKKNLKSVVKANGYLEVPPQRKAFVSTFIGGVVKSVNVIQGKYVKKGQTLAVLEHPDFTRIQEEYLKAKDNMAFLEKEYERQKELYKENVSAGKVFQQAEANFKAEKSRLASLKDQLDKLNISIANLNNGIIASSVSVKSPIDGFITEINVNIGSFAQPAIQLFEVVDNSHLHVELNVFEKDWYKVKQGQKVLFSLPSGGDKNIEGYVFSVGKTINPQTRALPVHTEITGNTELVPGIYVHGLIDIGANEVNALPEDAVINMGENEYIFVLTEEKKSEAGKTYIFRMEEVKTGVNDLGYVEVEPVYSLNNKMIVKRGAYYLFAKMKQGEGE, from the coding sequence ATGAAAGTTTATAAAATAGTATTGTTTATAGTTTCTCTTTTTCTTTTTACACTGTGCAATTCAAAAAAAGAAGAAGCTTCATCCAGAACTTCTGAGCAAGCAGAGGTTGCTGATACAACAAAGAGCGGTGAAGAATTGAAAGTGGTAGAATTGTCCCGAGATCAATTTACTACAGCTGATATTCAACTTGGAAGCTTTGATAAGAAGAATCTTAAAAGTGTTGTAAAAGCAAACGGATACCTGGAAGTGCCACCTCAAAGGAAAGCTTTTGTTTCTACTTTTATAGGAGGTGTTGTAAAGTCTGTAAATGTTATACAAGGTAAATATGTAAAAAAAGGACAAACACTAGCTGTGCTTGAACATCCTGATTTTACAAGGATACAGGAAGAATACCTTAAAGCTAAAGATAATATGGCATTTCTTGAAAAGGAATATGAACGACAGAAAGAACTTTATAAGGAAAATGTTTCTGCTGGCAAAGTATTTCAACAAGCTGAAGCAAACTTCAAGGCTGAGAAAAGCAGACTAGCTTCTTTAAAAGATCAGTTGGATAAATTGAACATATCCATTGCTAACCTTAATAATGGGATTATAGCTTCATCTGTTTCTGTGAAATCACCCATTGATGGATTTATCACAGAAATCAATGTCAATATTGGAAGCTTTGCACAACCTGCTATTCAGCTCTTTGAGGTGGTAGATAATAGTCACCTTCATGTTGAATTGAATGTTTTCGAAAAGGACTGGTATAAAGTAAAGCAGGGACAAAAGGTATTATTCTCTCTTCCATCAGGTGGTGATAAGAATATTGAGGGTTATGTATTTTCTGTGGGTAAAACAATCAATCCTCAAACCAGAGCATTACCAGTGCATACTGAAATTACTGGCAATACTGAATTGGTTCCGGGGATCTATGTTCACGGGCTTATCGATATCGGAGCCAATGAAGTGAATGCTTTACCGGAAGACGCTGTCATAAATATGGGGGAGAATGAATATATCTTTGTATTAACTGAAGAAAAGAAGAGTGAAGCAGGAAAGACCTACATTTTCAGGATGGAAGAGGTTAAAACAGGTGTAAATGATTTGGGATATGTAGAAGTTGAGCCCGTTTATTCATTAAATAATAAAATGATTGTAAAAAGGGGAGCTTATTATCTGTTTGCCAAAATGAAGCAGGGGGAGGGGGAATAA